The Candida dubliniensis CD36 chromosome 5, complete sequence genome has a window encoding:
- a CDS encoding S-adenosyl-L-homocysteine hydrolase, putative (Similar to S. cerevisiae SAH1;~In S. cerevisiae: catabolizes S-adenosyl-L-homocysteine which is formed after donation of the activated methyl group of S-adenosyl-L-methionine to an acceptor), with the protein MSSAPATNYKVADISLAAFGRKDIELSENEMPGLMYIRKKYGPSQPLKGARIAGCLHMTIQTAVLIETLVALGAEVTWSSCNIFSTQDHAAAAIAAAGVPVFAWKGETEEEYQWCIEQQLFAFKDGKKLNLILDDGGDLTSLVHEKYPEMLEDCYGLSEETTTGVHHLYKSLRDGKLKVPAINVNDSVTKSKFDNLYGCRESLVDGIKRATDVMIAGKVAVVAGFGDVGKGCAMALHGMGARVIVTEIDPINALQAAVSGYQVAPMDEVASIGQIFVTTTGCRDIITGKHFEQMPEDAIVCNIGHFDIEIDVAWLKANAESVVNIKPQVDRYLMKNGRHVILLADGRLVNLGCATGHSSFVMSCSFSNQVLAQIALFNADNKEFREKFPEFAKTGPFDVGVHLLPKILDETVARCHLDHLGAKLTTLTETQAEYLGIPEEGPYKADIYRY; encoded by the coding sequence atgTCTTCTGCTCCAGCCACTAACTATAAAGTTGCCGATATTTCATTAGCTGCCTTTGGTAGaaaagatattgaattgTCTGAAAATGAAATGCCTGGTTTGATGTAcattagaaaaaaatacGGTCCATCCCAACCATTGAAAGGTGCTAGAATTGCTGGTTGTTTGCACATGACCATTCAAACCGCTGTTTTGATTGAAACATTGGTTGCTTTAGGTGCTGAAGTTACTTGGTCTTCTTGTAACATTTTCTCCACTCAAGATCATGCTGCTGCTGCCAttgctgctgctggtgTTCCAGTTTTCGCTTGGAAAGGTGAAACCGAAGAAGAATACCAATGGTGTATTGAACAACAATTGTTTGCTTTCAAAGATGGTAAAAAGTTGAACTTGATCTTGGATGACGGTGGTGATTTGACTTCTTTGGTTCATGAAAAATACCCAGAAATGTTGGAAGATTGTTACGGTTTATCTGAAGAAACCACTACCGGTGTTCACCACTTGTACAAATCTTTAAGAGATGGTAAATTGAAAGTCCCAGCTATCAATGTTAACGATTCCGTTaccaaatccaaattcGACAACTTGTACGGTTGTAGAGAATCTTTAGTTGATGGTATCAAAAGAGCCACCGATGTTATGATTGCTGGTAaagttgctgttgttgccGGTTTCGGTGATGTTGGTAAAGGTTGTGCCATGGCTTTGCACGGTATGGGTGCCAGAGTTATTGTTACTGAAATTGATCCAATCAATGCTTTGCAAGCTGCTGTCTCTGGTTATCAAGTTGCTCCAATGGACGAAGTTGCTTCTATTGGTCAAATCTTTGTCACCACCACTGGTTGTCGTGATATCATCACTGGTAAGCATTTCGAACAAATGCCAGAAGATGCCATTGTTTGTAACATTGGTCATTTCGATATTGAAATCGATGTTGCTTGGTTGAAAGCCAATGCAGAATCTGTTGTCAACATTAAACCTCAAGTTGACAGATACTTGATGAAGAACGGTCGTCACGTCATCTTGTTGGCTGACGGTAGATTAGTTAACTTGGGTTGTGCCACTGGTCACTCTTCATTCGTTATGTCCTGTTCATTCTCCAACCAAGTTTTGGCTCAAATTGCCTTGTTTAATGCTGACAACAAAGAATTCAGAGAAAAATTCCCAGAATTTGCCAAGACTGGTCCTTTCGATGTTGGTGTACACTTGTTGCCAAAGATTTTGGATGAAACTGTTGCCAGATGTCACTTGGACCACTTGGGTGCTAAATTGACCACATTGACTGAAACTCAAGCTGAATACTTGGGTATTCCAGAAGAAGGTCCATACAAGGCTGATATCTACAGATACTAA
- a CDS encoding di-and tri-peptidase, putative (Similar to S. cerevisiae DUG1) — MSTSTTYEKLPLQPLFDTIEELKPKFIERLQKAISIPSVSSDESLRPKVVEMANFLVGELKTLGFTDIQLKELGTQPPPVQDTNLQLPPIVLGRFGNDPSKKTVLVYGHYDVQPALKDDGWNTEPFTMHYDKEKEILYGRGSTDDKGPVVGWLNVIEAHNKLGWELPVNLVVCFEGMEESGSLGLDELVAKEAQNYFKKVDQVTISDNYWLGTTKPVLTYGLRGCNYYQIIIEGPGADLHSGIFGGIIAEPMTDLVKVMSTLVDGSGKILIPGVSDMVAPVTDKEDQLYDSIDFSVEELNAASGSKTSLHDNKKDILKHRWRFPSLSLHGIEGAFSGAGAKTVIPAKVIGKFSIRTVPDIESKKLDELVFQHITSEFKKLNSPNKFKVELIHDGNYWVSDPFNDSFTAAAKATQDVWNVVPDFTREGGSIPITLTFEKELGVDVLLLPMGRGDDGAHSINEKLDVVNYINGCKTLGGYLHYYGKA; from the coding sequence ATGTCgacatcaacaacatatGAAAAATTACCTTTGCAACCATTATTCGATactattgaagaattgaaaccaAAATTCATTGAAAGGTTACAAAAGgcaatttcaattccatCAGTTTCGTCCGATGAATCATTAAGACCaaaagttgttgaaatgGCAAACTTTTTGGTTGgtgaattgaaaactttgGGATTTACTGATATccaattgaaagaattgggtactcaaccaccaccagttCAAGATACCAATTTACAATTACCTCCAATTGTTTTAGGTCGTTTCGGTAATGATCCATCCAAGAAGACTGTTTTAGTTTATGGTCATTATGATGTCCAACCAGCTTTGAAAGACGATGGTTGGAATACTGAACCATTCACCATGCATtatgataaagaaaaagaaatcttgTACGGTAGAGGATCTACTGATGACAAAGGTCCAGTTGTGGGATGGTTGAATGTCATTGAAGCTCATAATAAATTGGGGTGGGAATTACCAGTTAATTTAGTTGTTTGCTTTGAAGGTATGGAAGAAAGTGGATCTTTAGGATTGGATGAACTTGTTGCTAAAGAAGCACAAAACTACTTTAAAAAAGTCGATCAAGTGACTATTTCAGATAACTATTGGTTAGGTACCACCAAACCTGTCTTGACTTATGGATTAAGAGGTTGTAACTACtatcaaattatcattgaAGGACCTGGTGCTGACTTGCACAGTGGTATCTTTGGTGGGATTATTGCTGAACCAATGACTGATTTAGTCAAAGTGATGTCTACTTTAGTTGATGGCAGTGGTAAAATCTTGATTCCAGGTGTTTCTGATATGGTTGCTCCTGTCACTGATAAAGAAGATCAATTATATGATagtattgatttttcagttgaagaattaaatgcTGCTAGTGGTTCCAAAACTTCATTGCATgacaacaaaaaagatattttgaaacatAGATGGAGATTCCCTTCCCTTTCATTGCATGGTATTGAAGGGGCTTTTTCAGGAGCAGGTGCTAAAACTGTTATTCCTGCTAAAGTGATTGGTAAATTCTCCATCAGAACAGTCCCAGATATTGAATCGAAAAAATTGGACGAATTAGTATTCCAACATATAACCTctgaattcaaaaaattaaattccCCAAATAAGTTCaaagttgaattaattcatGATGGTAATTACTGGGTTTCTGATCCATTTAATGATAGTTTCACTGCAGCTGCTAAGGCAACCCAAGATGTGTGGAATGTTGTTCCTGATTTTACCAGAGAAGGTGGTTCAATTCCAATTACTTTgacttttgaaaaagaattgggtGTTGATGTTTTACTTTTACCAATGGGTAGAGGTGACGATGGTGCTCATTcaatcaatgaaaaattagatGTAGTTAACTATATCAATGGTTGTAAGACATTGGGTGGGTATTTACATTATTACGGTAAAGCTTAA
- a CDS encoding transcriptional activator of nitrogen-regulated genes, putative (Similar to S. cerevisiae GAT1;~In S. cerevisiae: transcriptional activator of genes regulated by nitrogen catabolite repression) produces MTTSNSQSKQFETVPSIVDLLYSAKKLLNLQPRIDNLHLRRSSSRTQLVMQSQAISANNGKENNQSFSISPVNNQTLGSAHDKVLDLLSPLSIDDLKNNTITTTTTTTTSYHQNKLNQRLNGTTNNNPSHITGNNSSTRSTLFKPSSPHSENTSPKNISSSSSSSLAPSTKANNLSHNNTTNNHGPSSEIKSSSSSLPPKKVTRCFNCNTTATPLWRRDADGNTLCNACGLFLKLHGTCRPLSLKSDVIKKRNSRKANTSSKVGTPTNQFINTSVKGNDASIRMKQTPIAIAPSPSSNSLYGGGGGSANSLPSSQRFKNVLILPKPPSGTNLTASARTKSIPIPANNAPSPDGSFSPSLKRKKSEVDVGPRTPTSLSASASASFSMRNRVPSSSSLTGTSFSNSIKRNNSFSNRKSSLTSLMQRKNTVGTTPTTTNSLTSSNINILNQRFPQPTYFENFGSSTGPQSPAISRHNSTTTLMNSNQVILENVNTPGSYNSTNSFPSYVPHETPNSIPETPLNVNDLLPSSFNRRSSQMSTKQERILEDYRASKPQTMPHKGIDDEMIIMDALNDFPGLEAIDMGGNINGMSADDYNNDYGDIFRKFTSLENESFVDQTANSIQDNNFGFQQIPTENNFYKVGNNNSGNKNNSNNANNNSGDYKDLDWLKFDI; encoded by the coding sequence ATGACTACATCCAATAGTCAGTCCaaacaatttgaaacaGTACCTTCTATAGTCGACTTATTATATTCTGCTAAGAAACTATTGAATTTGCAACCAagaattgataatttacaCCTACGTCGATCAAGTTCAAGAACCCAACTAGTCATGCAATCTCAGGCCATTAGTGCCAACAATGGTAAGGAAAACAATCAAAgcttttcaatttcaccAGTAAATAATCAAACCCTAGGGTCGGCTCATGATAAAGTGTTGGATTTACTATCACCATTGTCAATAGATGACTTAAAGAATAACACAAtcaccacaaccaccacaacGACGACGTCGTATCACCAGAATAAGTTGAATCAACGGTTGAACGGTACTACCAATAACAACCCTAGCCATATCACTGGTAATAATAGCAGTACTAGATCTACACTTTTCAAACCCTCATCTCCACATTCTGAAAACACATCTCCCAAGAATATTTCGtcgtcgtcatcatcatcattagcACCATCAACAAAAGCGAACAACCTAAGTCATAATAATACCACCAATAACCATGGACCTAGTTCTGAAATCAAGTCGTCCAGTTCTTCATTACCACCGAAAAAGGTAACTCGATGTTTCAACTGTAACACCACGGCGACACCACTTTGGAGAAGAGATGCCGATGGTAATACTTTGTGTAATGCATGTGGACTATTTCTCAAATTACATGGAACTTGTCGTCCTCTTTCATTGAAATCAGATGtaatcaagaaaagaaattccaGAAAAGCAAATACATCTTCCAAAGTAGGAACGCCgacaaatcaatttataaatacATCGGTCAAAGGGAACGATGCAAGTATAAGAATGAAACAAACACCTATTGCTATAGCACCATCGCCATCTTCCAATTCACTatatggtggtggtggtggcagTGCAAACTCACTTCCTTCGAGTCAACGATTCAAAAATGTATTAATATTACCTAAACCCCCTAGTGGCACAAATTTAACTGCTTCAGCAagaacaaaatcaataccTATTCCAGCAAACAATGCTCCTTCTCCTGATGGGTCATTTTCTCCTTCTttgaagagaaagaaaTCTGAAGTTGATGTGGGCCCACGAACTCCAACATCTTTGTCTGCATCTGCGTCTGCATCATTCTCCATGCGTAACAGAGTACCAtcgtcttcttcattaACTGGTACCTCATTCTCCAATTCaatcaaaagaaataattcattttctaaTAGAAAATCATCACTAACAAGTTTGATGCAGAGAAAGAATACTGTTGGAACAACCCCAACAACTacaaattcattaacatcctctaatattaatattttgaatcaGCGTTTTCCACAGCCAACTTATTTTGAGAATTTTGGTAGTAGCACTGGGCCACAATCACCAGCAATCTCGCGTCATAATAGCACAACCACCTTGATGAATTCTAATCAAGTCATTCTAGAAAATGTAAACACCCCGGGTTCCTATAACTCAACCAACTCGTTCCCTTCCTATGTTCCACATGAAACCccaaattcaattccaGAAACACCACTAAATGTTAACGATTTATTACCTTCTTCATTCAACAGGAGGTCAAGTCAGATGTCTACCAAGCAAGAGAGAATCTTGGAAGATTATCGTGCTAGTAAACCACAAACTATGCCTCACAAAggtattgatgatgaaatgataataatggatGCTTTGAACGATTTCCCAGGTTTGGAGGCCATTGACATGGGTGGTAATATTAATGGAATGTCTGCTGATGATTACAATAATGATTACGGTGAtatttttagaaaatttaCAAGTTTAGAGAATGAATCGTTTGTTGATCAAACTGCAAATTCTATTCAAGATAACAATTTCGGGTTTCAACAAATACCAacagaaaacaatttttacaAAGTtggaaacaacaatagtggtaacaaaaacaacagtAACAAtgccaataataattctggGGATTATAAAGATCTAGATTGGTTGAAATTTGACATTTGA
- a CDS encoding ribonuclease T2-like precursor, putative (Similar to S. cerevisiae RNY1): MKYKLLVILAHLLTSIKATQEVFDLSDLPPDSCPIDSPISCSRNSQELDNINSCCYESPAGVILLTQFWDYNPATGPENLFTQHGLWGNMCSYGYPQFCDPSLEINPNGDVIRSIIVDQFGDEELYNNMSYSWKDYHGKDSSFWAHEYNKHGTCFSTIKPSCYLSNTPKNRNLYDFFKIAIGLFNKLPTYDWLAEAGIVPSNSKTYSLSEIQSALNDKFGANVFIKCDYNHAINEIWYYHHVKGSLLQQNFLPIDSVAYTNCPSTGIKYPPKGKVAHPTLTTKTATGTSTSIHNPTGVPARSYVHLSGKSGCLISNGKWYTSGTCATYHFKQTTEESNIEIRSSKGICGINGNKEFTCSRAVSGGADFQIKDGKIGYQDTFDWCFGSTTGSGSTAQTSVKLADGSCDPFQLLI; the protein is encoded by the coding sequence ATGAAGTATAAATTATTGGTAATTCTAGCTCATTTGCTTACCAGTATCAAAGCTACCCAAGaagtatttgatttatcagACCTCCCACCCGACTCATGTCCCATTGATTCACCAATCTCATGCTCAAGAAATTCCCAGGAATTGGACAATATTAATAGTTGCTGTTATGAATCTCCTGCAGGAGTTATTTTATTAACTCAGTTTTGGGACTATAATCCAGCAACTGGACCAGAGAATTTGTTTACTCAACATGGATTATGGGGTAACATGTGCTCGTATGGATATCCGCAATTTTGTGATCCCTCCTTAGAAATTAACCCCAATGGTGACGTTATACGATCAATTATAGTTGACCAGTTtggtgatgaagaattataCAATAACATGAGTTATTCTTGGAAAGATTACCATGGCAAGGATAGTTCTTTTTGGGCTcatgaatataataaacATGGTACATGTTTCAGTACAATTAAACCTTCATGTTACTTATCCAACACTCCTAAAAACCGGAATTTAtatgattttttcaaaattgcCATTGGATTGTTTAACAAGTTGCCTACTTATGATTGGTTGGCCGAGGCTGGAATTGTGCCATCCAATTCGAAAACTTATAGCTTGTCAGAGATTCAATCAGctttaaatgataaatttggaGCAAATGTATTTATAAAATGTGATTATAATCATGCAATCAATGAGATTTGGTATTATCATCATGTCAAGGGATCTTTATTGCAACAGAATTTCCTCCCTATTGATTCAGTGGCTTATACTAATTGTCCATCAACTGGAATTAAGTACCCACCAAAGGGCAAAGTAGCCCATCCAACATTAACTACAAAAACAGCAACAGGTACTTCTACCAGCATACACAACCCAACAGGGGTTCCTGCAAGATCTTATGTTCATTTGTCAGGGAAATCGGGGTGTCTTATCAGCAACGGTAAATGGTACACTTCAGGAACTTGCGCCACTTACCatttcaaacaaacaacagaAGAgtcaaatattgaaattagatCCTCTAAAGGAATTTGTGGCATCAATGGCAATAAGGAATTTACTTGTAGTCGTGCCGTCAGTGGTGGCGCAGATTTCCAAATCAAGGATGGGAAGATCGGATATCAAGACACATTTGATTGGTGTTTTGGAAGTACTACTGGATCGGGCTCAACTGCTCAAACCAGTGTGAAATTGGCAGACGGTTCTTGTGATCCTTTCCAATTGTTAATTTAG
- a CDS encoding eukaryotic translation initiation factor 4E (eIF-4E), putative (Similar to S. cerevisiae TIF45;~In S. cerevisiae: the eIF4E-cap complex is responsible for mediating cap-dependent mRNA translation via interactions with the translation initiation factor eIF4G) has protein sequence MSENLKRAESLFNRIMNQTTNNDSSTSSFASQSSTPTTPISESSPTSSTTTTNPNSTISGSRKFNSSSYSVPTIPSNIPKLDIEKLTREALASVPESHHTLPYCWTIWYHSRNKKKEQGQKVSEELQESIEDQQPEQQQQQQQQQQSAEVDSYLQTTNELEFIDFSTGNPIHHIASLEQLWSSFSSIKKTYTLNIGTEFLIFKTGVNPVWEDPINSKGGRWVFRFNRKIMDGHNSNNDKKSSKQELFRKRTSLIWERLVLKTLTGSLIPDSNSSEIQELLLNDICGLVLSVRKDEDIISLWNSNLNFFGKKDQTKKLTSFQARRIICDSILRVIRECDLINQGGDCIQTIDIGSNERVFGVSFDYRVHADNEREREKSITSNGANGSTAGGSTGNSSGQTYGSHYNRRYNKYNTSKTDSTAK, from the coding sequence ATGTCGGAGAATTTAAAGAGAGCAGAATCATTGTTTAACAGAATAATGAATCAAACAACTAACAATGATTCATCAACGTCATCATTTGCATCACAGTcatcaacaccaacaactCCAATACTGGAATCATCGCCAACATCgtctaccaccaccaccaatcCTAATTCTACTATTTCAGGTTCAAGAAAGTTCAATTCATCTTCATATTCTGTTCCTACCATTCCATCTAATATTCCCAAATTGGATATTGAAAAGTTAACTCGAGAGGCATTAGCTTCTGTTCCAGAGTCACATCACACATTACCTTATTGTTGGACCATATGGTATCATTCAagaaataagaaaaaagaacaagGACAAAAAGTATCAGAAGAATTACAAGAGTCAATTGAAGATCAACAGccagaacaacaacaacaacaacagcagcagcagcaaaGTGCTGAGGTTGATTCTTATTTGCAAACTACTAATGAATTGGagtttattgatttttccACTGGGAACCCAATCCATCATATTGCTTCTTTAGAACAATTATGGAGTAGTTTTTCATCTATTAAAAAAACATATACCTTAAACATTGGCACGGAgtttttaattttcaaaacagGTGTGAATCCTGTATGGGAAGatccaataaattcaaagGGTGGGAGATGGGTTTTCCGGTTTAATAGAAAAATTATGGATGGAcataatagtaataatgataagAAAAGCAGtaaacaagaattattcCGTAAAAGAACAAGCTTAATTTGGGAAAGATTAGTGTTAAAGACTTTAACAGGATCTTTAATTCCTGATTCTAATTCCAGTGAAATCCAAgagttattattaaatgatatttgTGGATTAGTGTTAAGTGTTCgtaaagatgaagatattATAAGTTTATGGAACTccaatttaaatttttttgggaaAAAGGACCAAACCAAGAAGTTAACTTCATTTCAAGCAAGAAGAATCATTTGTGATTCGATATTACGTGTCATTCGTGAATGTGATTTGATTAACCAAGGTGGAGATTGTATTCAAACCATCGATATCGGTTCTAATGAAAGAGTTTTTGGTGTTAGTTTTGATTATAGAGTTCATGCTGATaatgaaagagaaagagaaaagtCTATTACTAGTAATGGTGCTAATGGCTCTACAGCGGGTGGCAGTACAGGTAACAGTAGTGGACAAACCTATGGAAGTCATTACAATAGGAGATATAACAAGTACAACACGAGTAAAACAGATTCCACTGCCAAATAA